In the Mycolicibacterium thermoresistibile genome, one interval contains:
- the folK gene encoding 2-amino-4-hydroxy-6-hydroxymethyldihydropteridine diphosphokinase has translation MSRVVLSIGSNLGDRLAHLQSVVDALGAAVSAVSPVYETEAWGGVEQGRFLNATLIAETPALDCHGWLDTAQQLERAADRVRERRWGPRTLDVDLITCHDGDREVRMDDERLILPHPYAHQRAFVLVPWLAIDPGAVLTVAGTPRPVAGLLAGLDPAERAGVHRTDLTLRIDPRRGA, from the coding sequence ATGAGCCGAGTGGTGCTGTCGATCGGTTCGAACCTCGGGGACCGGCTGGCGCATCTGCAGTCGGTCGTCGACGCGCTCGGCGCCGCGGTGTCGGCGGTCTCACCGGTGTACGAGACCGAGGCCTGGGGTGGTGTCGAGCAGGGCCGCTTCCTCAATGCGACGCTGATCGCCGAGACGCCCGCACTGGACTGCCACGGCTGGCTGGACACCGCCCAGCAGCTGGAGCGCGCCGCCGACCGCGTCCGCGAACGGCGTTGGGGGCCACGCACCCTCGACGTCGACCTGATCACCTGCCACGACGGTGACCGGGAAGTGCGGATGGACGACGAGCGGTTGATCCTGCCGCACCCCTACGCGCATCAGCGGGCGTTCGTACTGGTGCCGTGGCTGGCGATCGACCCGGGCGCCGTGCTGACGGTGGCCGGCACCCCGCGGCCGGTCGCCGGTCTGCTGGCCGGACTGGACCCCGCCGAGCGGGCCGGGGTGCACCGCACGGACCTGACGCTGCGGATCGATCCGCGGCGCGGGGCGTGA
- the folB gene encoding dihydroneopterin aldolase — translation MADRIELRGLRVRGHHGVFDHERRDGQDFVVDITAWLDLTAAAGSDDLADTLDYGALATRAADIVAGPPRNLIESVAGAIADDVMTDDRVDAVEVTVHKPAAPIPLDFADVAVVVRRTRHGGRR, via the coding sequence ATGGCTGACCGGATCGAACTGCGCGGCCTGCGGGTGCGCGGTCATCACGGGGTCTTCGACCACGAACGCCGCGACGGGCAGGACTTCGTCGTCGACATCACCGCATGGCTGGACCTGACCGCGGCGGCCGGCAGCGACGATCTCGCCGACACCCTCGACTACGGGGCCCTGGCCACCCGGGCCGCCGATATCGTCGCCGGGCCGCCGCGCAACCTGATCGAGTCGGTGGCCGGCGCGATCGCCGACGATGTGATGACCGATGACCGTGTCGACGCCGTGGAGGTGACGGTGCACAAACCGGCCGCGCCGATCCCGCTGGATTTCGCCGACGTCGCCGTGGTGGTGCGACGTACCCGACACGGTGGGCGCCGATGA
- the folP gene encoding dihydropteroate synthase, with protein MGVVNVTDDSFSDGGLFLDRDRAVAHGLALTEQGAAVIDVGGESTRPGATRIDPAVEAARVVPVITDLVAQGVTVSIDTMHADVASAALEHGAHIVNDVSGGRADPNMAKLVAEARVPWVLMHWRSVGATHPHRPPRYRDVVAEVRAELLESVDAATSAGVDPANLIIDPGLGFAKTAEHNWALLHALPEFVGTGIPVLVGASRKRFLGALLAGPDGEPRPPDGRETATAVISALAGLAGVWGVRVHDVRASVDALRVMRAWQAGSADG; from the coding sequence ATGGGAGTCGTGAACGTCACCGACGACTCGTTCTCCGACGGCGGCCTGTTCCTCGACCGCGACCGCGCCGTCGCCCACGGTCTGGCACTGACGGAACAGGGCGCGGCGGTGATCGACGTGGGCGGTGAGTCCACCCGCCCCGGCGCCACCCGCATCGACCCCGCGGTGGAGGCCGCCCGGGTGGTCCCGGTGATCACCGATCTGGTCGCCCAGGGAGTCACCGTCAGCATCGACACCATGCACGCCGACGTCGCGTCCGCGGCACTGGAACACGGCGCGCACATCGTCAACGACGTGTCCGGCGGGCGGGCCGACCCGAACATGGCCAAACTGGTCGCCGAGGCGAGGGTGCCGTGGGTGTTGATGCACTGGCGTTCGGTGGGCGCCACGCACCCGCACCGCCCCCCGCGGTACCGCGATGTGGTCGCCGAGGTGCGCGCCGAGCTGCTGGAGAGTGTGGACGCCGCGACCTCGGCCGGGGTGGACCCGGCCAATCTGATCATCGATCCGGGTCTGGGATTCGCCAAGACCGCCGAACACAACTGGGCGCTGCTGCACGCGCTGCCGGAGTTCGTCGGCACCGGCATCCCGGTGCTCGTCGGCGCCTCCCGGAAACGATTCCTGGGCGCGCTGCTGGCCGGGCCGGACGGCGAACCGCGCCCACCGGACGGCCGGGAGACCGCCACCGCGGTCATCTCGGCGCTGGCCGGGCTGGCCGGGGTGTGGGGGGTGCGGGTGCACGATGTGCGCGCATCCGTCGATGCGCTGCGGGTGATGCGGGCCTGGCAGGCGGGGTCGGCCGATGGCTGA
- the folE gene encoding GTP cyclohydrolase I FolE: MTRAHHNSATLTTKTPVFDQPRAEAAIRELLLAVGEDPDRDGLRDTPARVARAYKEVFAGLYTDPDAVLDTTFDEQHDELVLVRQIPLYSTCEHHLVSFHGFAHVGYIPGDDGRVTGLSKIARLVDLYAKRPQVQERLTAQIADALMRKLNPRGAIVVVEAEHLCMAMRGVRKPGALTTTSAVRGQFKTDNASRAEALELILRK; this comes from the coding sequence ATGACGCGGGCGCACCACAACTCGGCGACGCTCACCACGAAAACCCCGGTCTTCGACCAACCACGCGCGGAGGCGGCCATCCGGGAACTGCTCCTCGCCGTGGGCGAGGACCCGGACCGCGACGGTCTGCGCGACACCCCGGCCCGGGTGGCTCGTGCCTACAAGGAGGTGTTCGCCGGGCTCTACACCGACCCGGACGCGGTGCTGGACACCACCTTCGACGAGCAGCACGACGAACTGGTTCTGGTCCGGCAGATCCCGCTGTACTCCACCTGTGAGCACCACCTGGTGTCGTTCCACGGCTTCGCCCATGTCGGATACATCCCCGGCGACGACGGCCGGGTCACCGGCCTGTCGAAGATCGCCCGGCTGGTCGACCTGTACGCCAAACGACCCCAGGTGCAGGAGCGGCTGACCGCCCAGATCGCCGACGCGTTGATGCGCAAACTCAACCCGCGCGGCGCCATCGTGGTGGTGGAGGCCGAGCATCTGTGCATGGCGATGCGTGGGGTGCGCAAACCCGGCGCGTTGACCACCACCTCGGCGGTGCGCGGTCAGTTCAAGACCGACAACGCTTCCCGGGCCGAGGCACTGGAACTCATCCTGCGCAAGTGA
- the ftsH gene encoding ATP-dependent zinc metalloprotease FtsH, with protein MNRKTVIRTLTIVAVVLLLGWSFFYFGDDTREYKPVDTSVALAQIQADNVDSAQIDDREQQVRLDLKNANSDTGDSDKIIAKYPTGYAVPLFDALQDKNAKVNTVVNQGSVLGTLLIYMLPLLLLVALFVFFMRMQSGGRMGFGFGKSKAKQLSKDMPKTTFADVAGVDEAVEELYEIKDFLQNPSRYQALGAKIPKGVLLYGPPGTGKTLLARAVAGEAGVPFFTISGSDFVEMFVGVGASRVRDLFEQAKQNSPCIIFVDEIDAVGRQRGAGLGGGHDEREQTLNQLLVEMDGFGDRQGVILIAATNRPDILDPALLRPGRFDRQIPVTNPDLAGRKAVLRVHAQGKPLAPDVDLDGLAKRTVGMSGADLANVINEAALLTARENGTMITGPALEEAVDRVVGGPRRKSRLISELEKKITAYHEGGHTLAAWAMPDIEPIYKVTILARGRTGGHAVAVPEDDKGLMTRSEMIARLVFAMGGRAAEELVFREPTTGAVSDIEQATKIARAMVTEYGMSSKLGAVRYGTEHGDPFLGRTMGTHADYSHEVARDIDDEIRKLIEAAHTEAWEILTEYRDVLDVLAGELLEKETLHRRELEVILADVKKRPRLTMFDDFGGRTPSDKPPIKTPGELAMERGEPWPKPEPEPAFKVAIAEATRAAEAASGQNGQNGHNGTPGPTGPNGTPSAPAQQPAPVVPDYGAPAGWHAPGWPPQPTPQQQPPPYQQPHGQWYPPQQQPGWQQQQQPYPSQYSPYQPYPQPSPPAPPGGAAPNDQESGQDPNRTNPPGQG; from the coding sequence ATGAACCGGAAAACTGTGATCCGCACACTGACCATCGTCGCGGTGGTGCTCCTACTGGGCTGGTCCTTCTTCTACTTCGGTGACGACACCCGCGAATACAAACCGGTCGACACGTCCGTCGCGCTGGCCCAGATCCAGGCCGACAACGTCGACAGCGCCCAGATCGACGACCGCGAGCAGCAGGTGCGGCTGGACCTGAAGAACGCCAACAGCGACACCGGCGACAGCGACAAGATCATCGCCAAGTACCCGACCGGATACGCGGTTCCGCTGTTCGACGCGCTGCAGGACAAGAACGCCAAGGTCAACACCGTGGTGAACCAGGGCAGCGTGCTCGGCACCCTGCTGATCTACATGCTGCCGCTGCTGCTGCTGGTGGCGCTGTTCGTGTTCTTCATGCGCATGCAGTCCGGCGGCCGGATGGGCTTCGGGTTCGGCAAGTCCAAGGCCAAGCAGCTGTCCAAGGACATGCCCAAGACCACCTTCGCCGACGTCGCCGGCGTCGACGAGGCGGTCGAGGAGCTCTACGAGATCAAGGACTTCCTGCAGAACCCGAGCCGGTATCAGGCGCTGGGCGCCAAGATCCCCAAGGGGGTGCTGCTCTACGGCCCGCCCGGCACCGGTAAGACGCTGCTGGCCCGCGCCGTCGCCGGGGAGGCCGGGGTGCCGTTCTTCACCATCTCCGGGTCGGACTTCGTCGAGATGTTCGTCGGCGTCGGTGCCTCCCGGGTGCGCGACCTGTTCGAGCAGGCCAAGCAGAACAGCCCGTGCATCATCTTCGTCGACGAGATCGACGCCGTCGGCCGGCAGCGCGGCGCCGGTCTGGGCGGCGGACACGACGAACGTGAGCAGACGCTGAACCAGCTGCTGGTCGAGATGGACGGTTTCGGCGACCGCCAGGGCGTCATCCTCATCGCGGCCACCAACCGGCCCGACATCCTCGACCCGGCGCTGCTGCGCCCCGGCCGCTTCGACCGTCAGATCCCGGTGACCAATCCGGACCTGGCCGGCCGCAAGGCGGTGCTGCGGGTGCACGCGCAGGGCAAGCCGCTGGCCCCCGACGTCGACCTCGACGGGCTGGCCAAGCGCACCGTCGGCATGTCCGGCGCCGACCTGGCCAACGTCATCAACGAGGCCGCGCTGCTGACCGCGCGGGAGAACGGCACGATGATCACCGGGCCCGCGCTCGAGGAGGCCGTCGACCGGGTGGTCGGCGGGCCGCGCCGCAAGAGCCGCCTGATCAGCGAGCTGGAGAAGAAGATCACCGCCTACCACGAGGGCGGCCACACCCTGGCGGCCTGGGCGATGCCCGACATCGAGCCGATCTACAAGGTCACCATCCTGGCCCGCGGCCGCACCGGCGGCCACGCCGTCGCCGTGCCCGAGGACGACAAGGGGCTGATGACCCGCTCGGAGATGATCGCCCGGCTGGTGTTCGCGATGGGTGGGCGGGCCGCCGAGGAGCTGGTGTTCCGCGAACCCACCACCGGTGCGGTGTCCGACATCGAGCAGGCCACCAAGATCGCCCGCGCGATGGTCACCGAATACGGCATGAGCTCCAAGCTCGGCGCGGTGCGCTACGGCACCGAACACGGCGACCCGTTCCTGGGCCGCACCATGGGCACCCACGCGGACTACAGCCACGAGGTGGCCCGCGACATCGACGACGAGATCCGCAAGCTGATCGAGGCCGCACACACCGAGGCGTGGGAGATCCTCACCGAATACCGCGATGTGCTCGACGTGCTCGCCGGAGAGCTCCTGGAGAAGGAGACGCTGCACCGGCGCGAACTCGAGGTGATCCTCGCCGACGTGAAGAAGCGGCCGCGGCTGACCATGTTCGACGACTTCGGCGGCCGGACACCGTCGGACAAGCCGCCGATCAAGACCCCGGGCGAACTCGCGATGGAGCGCGGCGAGCCGTGGCCGAAGCCGGAGCCGGAACCGGCGTTCAAGGTGGCCATCGCCGAGGCCACCCGGGCGGCCGAGGCGGCGTCCGGGCAGAACGGTCAGAACGGCCACAACGGCACGCCGGGTCCGACCGGTCCGAACGGGACTCCGTCCGCGCCGGCGCAGCAGCCCGCCCCGGTGGTGCCCGACTACGGCGCCCCGGCCGGATGGCATGCGCCGGGCTGGCCGCCGCAGCCGACACCGCAGCAGCAGCCACCGCCCTACCAGCAGCCGCACGGGCAGTGGTATCCGCCGCAGCAGCAGCCGGGATGGCAGCAACAGCAGCAGCCGTACCCGTCGCAGTACTCGCCCTACCAGCCGTACCCGCAGCCCAGCCCACCCGCACCGCCGGGCGGGGCGGCCCCGAACGACCAGGAATCGGGCCAGGACCCCAACCGGACCAACCCCCCGGGCCAGGGCTGA
- a CDS encoding alpha/beta fold hydrolase, giving the protein MITPSERSVETNGVRLRLVEAGERGDPLVVLAHGFPELAYSWRHQIPALVDAGYHVMAPDQRGYGGSSAPEAIEAYDITRLTADLMGLLDDIGAEKAAFIGHDWGALVVWNAALLYPDRVAAVAGLSVPPVPRSLTRPTEAFRALVGEDNFFYILYFQEPGVADAELDGDPARTMRRMFGGLTSDPDAAHRMLQPGPAGFIDRLPEPEALPDWLTAEELDHYIAEFTRTGFTGGLNWYRNMDRNWELTEHLAGATITAPALFLAGAADPVLGFMRPERATEVAVGPYRQVLLDGAGHWVQQERPQEVNAALIDFLRGLELQ; this is encoded by the coding sequence GTGATCACACCCAGCGAACGGTCAGTGGAGACAAACGGTGTCCGGTTACGCCTCGTCGAGGCCGGGGAACGCGGCGATCCGCTGGTGGTGCTGGCGCACGGGTTCCCGGAGCTGGCGTACTCGTGGCGGCATCAGATCCCGGCGCTGGTCGACGCCGGCTACCACGTCATGGCCCCGGATCAGCGCGGCTACGGCGGATCGTCGGCGCCCGAAGCGATCGAGGCCTACGACATCACCCGGTTGACCGCGGACCTGATGGGCCTGCTCGACGACATCGGCGCCGAGAAGGCCGCGTTCATCGGCCACGACTGGGGCGCGCTGGTGGTGTGGAACGCGGCGCTGCTGTATCCGGACCGGGTGGCGGCCGTCGCCGGGTTGAGCGTGCCGCCGGTGCCGCGTTCGTTGACCCGGCCCACCGAGGCGTTCCGCGCGCTGGTCGGCGAGGACAATTTCTTCTACATCCTGTACTTCCAGGAGCCCGGGGTGGCCGACGCCGAACTCGACGGCGACCCGGCCCGCACCATGCGCCGCATGTTCGGCGGGCTGACCAGCGACCCGGACGCGGCCCACAGGATGCTGCAGCCCGGCCCCGCCGGATTCATCGACCGGCTGCCCGAACCCGAGGCGCTTCCGGACTGGCTCACCGCCGAGGAGCTGGACCACTACATCGCCGAGTTCACCCGGACCGGATTCACCGGCGGGCTGAACTGGTACCGCAACATGGACCGCAACTGGGAGCTGACCGAGCATCTGGCCGGCGCCACGATCACCGCTCCGGCGCTCTTCCTGGCCGGGGCCGCCGATCCGGTGCTGGGCTTCATGCGTCCGGAACGGGCCACCGAGGTGGCCGTCGGCCCGTACCGGCAGGTGCTGCTCGACGGGGCCGGCCACTGGGTGCAGCAGGAGCGGCCGCAGGAGGTCAACGCCGCCCTGATCGATTTCCTGCGTGGGCTGGAGCTGCAGTGA